One stretch of Brevibacillus laterosporus DNA includes these proteins:
- a CDS encoding amino acid adenylation domain-containing protein has translation MSFIQVDRNTIDKRIREFALHAPEKIAIECADNKRTYKELEENSNRICHFLMDQYKESKNVFVFMNKGIALIETLIGVMKSGGIFVPIDPSASEDRIALMLGEVEADWVITTSDLLDKWNGSRLKAQTCQNVMVQDVNDSNEIQDVFDLPLFFIGNDTAISREIHSYSDNKHCYIYFTSGSTGKPKCILGRHESLLHFIEWEIREMGVDTSSRVSQLTPISFDPFLRDVFVPLCAGGTLCIPMNQDIILHPTRLINWLEDKQVTLVHTVPSLFKVISNHLESSDALPNLTHILLAGELLRGNDVKRFMDVIGTRVQIVNLYGPTETTLAKVFYKVSEEDGNKAIIPVGKPISNTQVYILNEDAQKCGKGIVGDIYIRTPFISSGYINDRELTHQVFMKNPFTDNPNDIIYRTGDLGRRLIDDNIEVIGRADNQVKIRGMRIELSEIENKLLKHHEIKEAVVIAKADESHTKYLCAFIISDEQVDTSVLRQYLANELPDNMVPSYFLQIDRIPLNQNGKTDRKKLESLEIMTTEVEYVPPTNEMEQKVADMWVDIFKVEKISIDSNFFDIGGHSLRAAKLMAEIYKECHVEISLAELFEKTTIRAQADYIVKAQKSTYEKIPQIEEKDYYEASSAQKRMYMLQQFDSESTAYHLPNIRMIEGKVDRNRLEKAFRELIQRHETLRTSFESKEEKILQRVNQEVEFSIEYMEKREAEVEEIVREFIRPFDLGKAPLLRVALVRLADDKHVLLSDMHHIISDATSIGRMMYEFATLYEQRDVDELRIQYKDYTEWQYQLLASDEMKVQEEYWMNRFSDEIPVLDLPTDYPRPNIKSFEGDYISFTVDKEITRNLREVAQQTRSTMYMVLLSAITILLAKYSRQEDITVGSPIAGRTHADLDNMIGMFVNTLAMRNQPVGSKVYEDFLQEVKENALAAYAHQDYQFEELVDKLHVQRDLGRNPIFDVMFTLQNADVESFSFEELTFTEYKQESKVAKFDVAFSANEGNEEIAFLVEYSSKLFKKETMERMITQFLQIISAIGTNVTCKICEIEVLSQEEKNDLLYAFNDTYVDYPRDKTLQELWTEQVKKTPHKVAVMYGEQQVTYKELDEKSNQIAHALREKGITNEGLVAIYFERSIDMLASIIGIMKAGGAYIPIDVNFPVSRMKTMLSDSRATFIMTKSPYVNRMEFYTELASNTAIEHIIYLDSIEDANADHEIFRTIKLAEYLSKTGESQLNEHYIVGASVCDVDYVASCSTEDVENRSNPTNLSYIIYTSGSSGKPKGAMVEHQGMVNHLYAKINDLNLSAASIIAQNASHCFDISVWQFFAALMCGGTTIIYSNETVMNPEELVNRVIQDKVTILEVVPSFLHAMLNHLAESEKAFTDLEFLLVTGEELKPKLVKRWFDMYQGIKLVNAYGPTEASDDITHYVMSEFPHIGKIPIGKTVQNLAIYIVDDYLKLCPMGVKGEIVVSGIGVGRGYINDEEKTKKAFTINPYSREENERLYKTGDLGKWLPDGTIEYLGRLDYQVKIRGHRIELGEIESIINQQDAVKEAVVLVHGDDIERQYLCAYMVVQDVDIQVIKNSLKDKLPEYMMPASYVLLEKMPLTSNGKVDRQALLNMEGTREDSKKIPPRNFYDNTIVQIWKDVLKLEEIYIQDDFFEIGGSSINMIQVANRIKQELGAEVTFADLMVYKTVLELSEYIAQKENNGSQFKNVFKMNKGTSDKNIFIVHGAGGDIFLYRDLAKLLEDEYNVYGIQPKGLNGEEPFSSSYYEMMHDYINEIRTIQSEGPYIIAGYCTGGIVSYDLVNILELQGDKVTALLELDHEAYIRKGMYRSFVHVNSMIIGAIEAWRKISKKDKAYTLEKYSKWMRKAKPISKERQLSLLQNVEDLRNYFGRELVVKSNYVSLGFISSPTLVIKGEDNHHHLLKEELWRKMVKGPLEFYEVPGDHDSVLYHPHVDKVAEIIKAYLKKRSNN, from the coding sequence ATGAGTTTCATACAAGTTGATAGAAATACCATTGATAAAAGGATAAGAGAATTCGCGCTACATGCTCCTGAAAAGATTGCGATAGAATGTGCTGATAATAAACGAACCTATAAGGAGCTTGAAGAAAACTCTAATCGCATATGTCATTTTCTCATGGATCAGTACAAGGAAAGCAAGAATGTATTTGTCTTTATGAACAAGGGGATTGCATTAATTGAGACATTAATTGGAGTTATGAAATCAGGAGGAATTTTTGTCCCCATTGATCCTTCTGCTTCGGAAGATAGAATCGCTCTTATGTTGGGAGAAGTAGAAGCAGATTGGGTGATTACGACGTCTGACTTATTGGATAAATGGAATGGTAGCAGGTTGAAAGCACAAACCTGTCAGAATGTTATGGTTCAGGACGTAAATGATTCTAATGAAATCCAAGATGTGTTTGACCTTCCACTATTTTTCATTGGAAATGATACAGCTATATCCAGGGAAATCCATTCGTATTCCGACAATAAACACTGTTATATCTATTTTACCTCAGGCTCTACAGGTAAACCTAAGTGCATTTTAGGAAGACATGAGAGTCTTTTGCACTTTATTGAGTGGGAAATTAGAGAGATGGGAGTGGACACGAGCTCAAGGGTCAGCCAACTTACCCCTATCTCATTTGATCCGTTTTTACGAGACGTTTTTGTACCGCTGTGTGCAGGTGGGACTTTATGTATCCCTATGAACCAAGATATTATTTTACATCCTACAAGATTAATAAACTGGTTGGAGGATAAACAGGTAACACTGGTTCATACTGTGCCGTCTCTATTTAAGGTCATCTCTAATCACTTGGAAAGCTCAGATGCTTTGCCGAATCTTACCCACATTCTCTTAGCCGGAGAGCTCTTGAGAGGGAATGATGTCAAAAGATTTATGGATGTTATTGGAACCAGAGTACAAATCGTCAATTTATATGGCCCTACAGAGACAACATTGGCCAAAGTGTTCTATAAGGTAAGCGAAGAAGATGGAAACAAAGCTATTATACCGGTTGGCAAGCCCATTTCTAATACGCAGGTATATATTTTAAATGAGGATGCCCAAAAGTGCGGGAAGGGCATAGTTGGGGATATCTATATTCGAACACCATTTATTTCATCAGGCTATATAAATGATAGGGAGCTAACCCATCAAGTTTTTATGAAGAATCCTTTTACAGATAATCCAAATGATATCATCTACCGTACTGGTGACTTAGGGAGAAGGCTTATTGATGACAATATCGAGGTAATTGGTCGCGCAGACAATCAAGTGAAGATCAGGGGCATGCGAATTGAGCTAAGCGAAATTGAAAACAAATTACTAAAGCATCATGAAATCAAGGAAGCTGTGGTGATTGCTAAGGCAGATGAAAGTCACACCAAATATTTATGTGCCTTTATCATCTCAGATGAACAGGTAGACACATCAGTATTAAGACAGTACCTCGCAAATGAATTACCAGATAATATGGTACCATCTTATTTTTTACAGATAGATCGCATTCCCTTGAATCAAAATGGAAAGACCGATCGTAAGAAATTAGAATCGCTTGAGATCATGACGACCGAAGTAGAATACGTACCGCCAACAAATGAAATGGAACAAAAGGTGGCGGATATGTGGGTAGATATTTTTAAGGTAGAAAAGATTAGTATCGATAGCAATTTTTTTGACATAGGTGGGCATTCCCTACGTGCAGCAAAACTTATGGCGGAAATCTATAAAGAGTGCCATGTGGAAATTTCTCTTGCGGAACTATTTGAAAAAACCACGATACGTGCACAAGCTGACTATATTGTAAAAGCACAAAAAAGTACGTATGAAAAGATACCGCAAATAGAGGAAAAGGATTATTATGAGGCATCGTCCGCACAGAAACGAATGTACATGCTACAACAATTTGATAGTGAGAGTACTGCTTACCACTTACCAAATATACGGATGATAGAAGGTAAAGTGGATAGGAACAGACTAGAGAAGGCTTTTAGAGAACTAATTCAAAGACACGAGACCCTACGAACTTCCTTTGAATCAAAAGAGGAAAAGATACTTCAGAGAGTAAACCAGGAAGTAGAATTCAGTATTGAATACATGGAGAAAAGAGAGGCAGAAGTAGAAGAGATCGTTAGAGAATTTATTAGACCTTTTGATTTAGGAAAAGCTCCATTACTACGTGTTGCCTTAGTAAGACTAGCGGATGATAAACACGTATTACTCTCAGATATGCATCATATCATTTCAGATGCAACTTCGATTGGAAGAATGATGTACGAATTTGCTACTCTTTATGAGCAAAGGGATGTAGATGAATTACGGATACAATATAAGGATTATACAGAATGGCAATACCAGTTGCTTGCATCGGATGAAATGAAAGTGCAGGAAGAGTACTGGATGAATCGTTTTTCAGATGAGATACCAGTATTAGACTTGCCGACAGACTACCCAAGACCAAACATCAAGAGTTTTGAAGGGGATTATATAAGTTTTACTGTAGACAAAGAAATAACTCGAAATCTAAGGGAAGTTGCTCAACAAACACGTAGTACGATGTATATGGTGTTATTATCTGCTATCACTATATTACTTGCTAAATACAGCAGACAAGAGGATATCACAGTAGGTAGTCCGATCGCTGGAAGAACACATGCTGATTTAGATAACATGATCGGCATGTTTGTTAATACACTAGCCATGCGAAATCAGCCTGTGGGTAGCAAGGTATATGAGGATTTTCTACAAGAAGTAAAAGAAAATGCATTGGCAGCGTATGCTCATCAGGATTATCAATTTGAAGAATTAGTAGATAAATTACATGTACAAAGGGATTTGGGCAGAAACCCTATATTCGATGTCATGTTCACGTTGCAGAATGCGGATGTAGAGAGCTTTTCATTTGAGGAACTAACATTTACAGAATATAAACAGGAAAGTAAGGTAGCCAAATTTGATGTAGCCTTTTCAGCGAATGAAGGGAATGAAGAGATAGCTTTCCTTGTAGAATATAGTAGCAAGCTATTCAAAAAAGAAACTATGGAGCGGATGATTACCCAGTTCTTACAGATCATTTCAGCCATTGGGACAAATGTAACATGTAAAATATGTGAGATAGAAGTCCTTTCTCAAGAAGAAAAGAATGACTTGTTATATGCTTTTAATGATACGTATGTAGATTATCCAAGAGATAAAACATTACAAGAGTTATGGACGGAACAAGTCAAGAAGACTCCACACAAAGTTGCCGTCATGTATGGAGAGCAACAAGTAACTTATAAGGAATTAGATGAAAAATCGAACCAAATTGCTCATGCTTTGAGAGAAAAAGGTATCACAAACGAAGGATTAGTCGCGATTTACTTTGAAAGATCGATTGATATGCTTGCTTCCATCATTGGAATCATGAAAGCTGGAGGAGCTTATATTCCGATTGATGTCAATTTTCCAGTCAGTAGGATGAAGACCATGCTATCGGATTCTCGGGCTACCTTTATCATGACAAAATCACCCTATGTAAATCGGATGGAATTCTACACGGAACTGGCGTCTAACACGGCAATCGAGCACATTATCTATTTAGATTCGATTGAGGATGCTAATGCAGATCATGAAATTTTTAGAACAATCAAATTAGCTGAATATCTATCAAAGACAGGAGAATCGCAGCTTAACGAACACTATATAGTAGGTGCATCTGTTTGTGATGTGGATTATGTAGCCTCTTGCTCGACAGAAGATGTTGAAAATAGGAGTAATCCTACCAATCTTAGTTATATTATTTACACCTCAGGTTCTTCGGGTAAACCTAAGGGAGCTATGGTGGAACATCAGGGGATGGTCAATCACTTATATGCAAAAATAAATGATTTGAATCTTTCAGCAGCTAGCATCATTGCTCAAAATGCGTCCCACTGTTTTGACATATCAGTGTGGCAGTTTTTTGCAGCGTTAATGTGTGGAGGAACCACTATCATCTACTCTAATGAGACAGTGATGAACCCTGAAGAACTCGTGAATAGAGTGATTCAAGATAAAGTAACAATCCTTGAGGTAGTCCCTTCCTTCTTACATGCTATGCTTAACCATTTAGCAGAAAGTGAAAAGGCATTTACAGACCTTGAGTTTTTGCTTGTAACAGGGGAAGAGCTAAAGCCAAAATTAGTTAAAAGATGGTTTGACATGTATCAAGGAATCAAATTGGTGAATGCTTATGGACCAACGGAAGCCTCCGACGATATCACTCATTATGTGATGTCAGAATTTCCTCATATCGGTAAAATCCCAATTGGGAAAACGGTGCAAAATTTGGCTATCTATATTGTGGATGACTATTTGAAACTATGTCCAATGGGAGTCAAGGGAGAGATTGTTGTCTCCGGTATTGGTGTAGGTAGAGGATATATAAATGATGAGGAAAAAACCAAAAAAGCATTTACAATCAATCCTTATTCAAGAGAAGAGAATGAAAGATTGTACAAAACAGGTGATCTCGGTAAATGGCTTCCTGATGGGACTATCGAATATTTGGGACGTCTTGATTATCAGGTGAAAATCAGGGGACATCGGATCGAATTGGGTGAGATAGAAAGCATCATTAATCAACAGGACGCTGTTAAGGAAGCAGTCGTTTTAGTTCATGGTGACGATATTGAAAGACAGTACCTTTGCGCATATATGGTGGTACAGGATGTTGATATTCAGGTGATTAAAAATAGCTTGAAGGACAAGCTTCCTGAGTATATGATGCCAGCCTCCTATGTACTTCTTGAAAAGATGCCGCTCACTTCCAATGGCAAAGTAGATCGCCAAGCTCTTCTGAATATGGAGGGCACTAGAGAAGATTCAAAGAAAATTCCACCACGAAATTTTTATGACAATACAATTGTACAGATTTGGAAGGATGTATTAAAACTAGAGGAAATATATATTCAAGATGATTTCTTTGAAATAGGTGGAAGCTCCATCAATATGATACAGGTTGCCAACCGAATCAAGCAGGAGCTGGGGGCGGAAGTCACGTTTGCTGATTTAATGGTGTATAAAACCGTCCTAGAATTATCTGAGTATATAGCCCAAAAGGAAAACAACGGAAGCCAGTTTAAGAATGTATTTAAAATGAATAAGGGTACAAGTGATAAGAATATTTTCATTGTGCATGGTGCTGGTGGGGACATTTTCCTTTATCGAGATTTAGCCAAATTATTGGAAGATGAGTACAACGTGTATGGCATACAGCCAAAGGGTTTAAATGGAGAGGAGCCATTCTCAAGTAGCTATTATGAAATGATGCATGATTATATCAACGAAATAAGAACCATTCAGAGTGAGGGACCCTATATCATCGCTGGTTATTGCACAGGAGGAATTGTATCCTATGACTTGGTAAATATCTTGGAGCTACAGGGTGATAAAGTTACAGCATTGCTTGAATTGGATCATGAAGCATATATACGGAAGGGAATGTACAGGTCATTTGTACACGTGAACAGCATGATCATAGGAGCGATTGAAGCATGGCGTAAAATTAGTAAAAAAGATAAGGCGTACACTCTGGAAAAATACTCAAAATGGATGAGGAAAGCAAAGCCCATTTCAAAGGAAAGACAGCTTTCGCTTTTACAGAACGTTGAAGATTTACGAAATTATTTTGGTAGAGAGCTTGTAGTAAAATCTAATTATGTTAGTTTAGGCTTTATCAGTAGCCCTACATTGGTAATCAAGGGCGAAGATAATCATCATCATTTGTTAAAAGAAGAGCTTTGGCGAAAAATGGTGAAAGGTCCACTGGAATTCTATGAGGTACCCGGGGATCATGATTCTGTGCTGTATCATCCGCATGTAGATAAAGTGGCTGAGATTATAAAGGCATATTTAAAGAAAAGATCAAATAATTAA
- a CDS encoding fatty acid desaturase produces the protein MKEAVVGQPWAQQDVTPQSATSNKGILFSKDIMNQLKGLQKKNNWYNFFALGLDWSLIALVIVLAHVYQNIWTYLGAIIVIGGRMRGLDNLMHEASHNMLFKSRWLNKWVGSIFIAFPVITNYKPYCDSHYKHHKYLWTDKDPDTSELKAMGLNHAVISKKYFIFRYIFGSIFIKHVFRNVLNAVIRLFSKQDQTTVEYIIKLCMWSSVIALSIIYHFWWELILYWFVPLVTIFPVIRFWSDLADHSGLETSDPLYSSRNSYGNWLERLILYPHHDTYHIVHHLFPYIPHYNLKKAHLVLMSHSDYAKAHHCTGFFKTFLPGFRSVIDDIVTKLNHK, from the coding sequence ATGAAAGAAGCGGTTGTAGGACAACCATGGGCACAACAGGATGTAACCCCGCAAAGTGCAACATCGAATAAGGGAATCTTATTTTCGAAAGATATCATGAATCAATTAAAGGGCTTGCAGAAGAAAAATAATTGGTACAACTTTTTCGCGTTAGGACTTGATTGGTCATTGATTGCTCTCGTCATTGTGTTAGCGCATGTCTATCAAAATATATGGACGTATCTAGGAGCTATCATTGTGATCGGGGGTAGAATGAGAGGGTTGGACAATCTCATGCATGAAGCAAGTCACAATATGCTGTTTAAGAGTCGGTGGCTAAATAAGTGGGTGGGGTCTATTTTCATTGCTTTTCCTGTTATTACGAATTACAAACCATATTGTGATTCGCATTATAAGCACCATAAATATTTATGGACAGATAAAGATCCAGATACATCGGAATTAAAAGCAATGGGTTTAAACCATGCCGTAATCAGTAAAAAGTATTTTATTTTCCGATACATTTTTGGTTCTATTTTCATCAAACATGTTTTTCGGAATGTTTTGAATGCGGTTATTAGGCTTTTTTCTAAACAAGATCAAACGACTGTAGAGTACATCATTAAATTGTGTATGTGGTCCTCTGTGATTGCTCTATCTATTATCTATCATTTTTGGTGGGAGTTAATTCTGTACTGGTTTGTACCGCTTGTCACGATTTTTCCAGTCATTCGTTTTTGGTCTGATTTAGCCGACCATTCTGGTTTAGAAACGTCAGACCCGCTGTATTCGAGCAGAAACTCTTACGGCAATTGGCTGGAGCGATTGATTTTGTATCCACACCATGATACTTACCATATTGTGCACCATCTTTTTCCTTACATCCCGCACTATAACTTGAAAAAAGCTCATCTTGTGCTGATGAGCCATTCTGATTATGCAAAGGCACATCATTGTACTGGATTTTTCAAAACTTTTTTACCAGGGTTTCGATCTGTCATCGACGATATTGTCACTAAATTAAATCACAAATAA